From one Enterobacteriaceae endosymbiont of Donacia provostii genomic stretch:
- the murI gene encoding glutamate racemase, whose product MKNKILISKTTIFIFDSGLGGITIFNYIKNIFLNINFIYLLDNKYFPYGNKSKSFILKRLIKILNKISLNHNISLVIIACNTASVSSLPQLKKYFNFPIIGVTPVFDLAIKKTKNKVIGFLATNTTIQNYKVQNKINLLRKKYTIEIISSFKLVLLAEYKLLGYKIILNEIKKIFFSWYKLKIFPDTVILGCTHFPLIKKEIQNVFPKKIKFLDAKYFVIHKFKKIVKYNKNLLSKKKNIVYYTKIDKNINKIRNIFLKMNFHIFKKFNT is encoded by the coding sequence ATGAAAAATAAAATTTTAATTTCTAAAACTACTATTTTTATTTTTGATTCCGGATTAGGTGGAATTACAATATTTAATTATATTAAAAATATTTTCTTAAATATTAATTTCATATATTTATTAGATAATAAATATTTTCCTTATGGAAATAAATCAAAAAGTTTTATTTTAAAACGTTTAATTAAAATTTTAAATAAAATTTCATTAAATCATAATATTTCATTAGTTATTATTGCATGTAATACAGCTAGTGTTTCTAGTCTACCCCAACTAAAAAAATATTTTAATTTTCCTATTATTGGTGTTACCCCTGTTTTTGATTTAGCTATAAAAAAAACAAAAAATAAAGTCATTGGTTTTTTAGCTACAAATACTACAATACAAAATTATAAAGTACAAAATAAAATAAATTTATTAAGGAAAAAATATACAATAGAAATTATATCATCTTTTAAATTAGTTCTTTTAGCAGAATATAAATTATTAGGATATAAAATTATTTTAAATGAAATAAAAAAAATTTTTTTTTCTTGGTATAAATTAAAAATATTTCCTGATACTGTTATATTAGGTTGTACTCATTTTCCTTTAATTAAAAAAGAAATACAAAATGTTTTTCCTAAAAAAATAAAATTTTTAGATGCTAAATATTTCGTAATTCATAAATTTAAAAAAATAGTTAAATATAATAAAAATTTATTGAGTAAAAAAAAAAATATTGTTTATTATACAAAAATAGATAAAAATATAAATAAAATACGAAATATTTTTTTAAAAATGAATTTTCATATTTTTAAAAAATTTAATACGTAA
- the murJ gene encoding murein biosynthesis integral membrane protein MurJ: MNLLKSLTTVSIITLLSRLLGFIRDSLIAKVFGAGIYSDSFFIAFKLPNLLRRIFAEGAFSQAFTPILAEYKNKRSNKETKNFIASTLGILIIILSIIVILGILFSSFIISIIAPGFVNTDYKLKLTSKILKMTFPYILLISLSSLASSILNIWKNFFVPAITPILLNVSMILLIIIFPNLLEPSILILAWAVLIGGLSQIFYQLIYLKKINMIILPSFKNFDKGVLRVFKKMCTAIIGVAATQISLLINSAFSSFLITGSITWIYYSDRLMELPVGMFGIALTIVLLPALTDAYTQNKEHEYNQLMDIGLRLCFLLVVPSSLILGFLSKLLLISLFQYGAFTYFDVLMTQVNIIIYSVGLLFLVIAKVLAIGFYARQDVKTPVKINIFVLIITQLISPIFIFFLHHIGFPISICFAALLNVILLYKTLVKKKLYMPENGWINFLFRILIITILLSIILFCIVCKTPEKWLILSPFKIRIFYLLIICSIIFILYILLLFLLGFRIEDFSLKNIIK; the protein is encoded by the coding sequence ATGAATTTATTAAAGTCATTAACTACAGTTAGTATAATTACATTGCTTTCGAGATTATTAGGTTTTATCAGAGATAGTCTTATTGCAAAAGTTTTTGGCGCTGGTATTTATAGTGATTCTTTTTTTATAGCTTTTAAGCTACCTAATTTATTAAGACGTATTTTTGCAGAAGGAGCTTTTTCTCAGGCTTTTACTCCTATTTTAGCTGAATATAAAAATAAAAGAAGTAATAAAGAAACGAAAAATTTTATTGCTTCTACATTAGGTATACTAATTATTATACTTTCTATAATAGTAATATTAGGTATATTATTTTCTTCATTTATTATTTCAATTATTGCACCAGGTTTTGTTAATACAGATTATAAATTAAAACTTACTTCAAAAATTTTAAAAATGACTTTTCCGTATATTTTATTAATATCATTATCATCATTAGCTAGTTCTATTTTAAATATTTGGAAAAATTTTTTTGTACCAGCAATTACTCCTATTTTACTAAATGTAAGTATGATATTATTAATTATAATATTTCCCAATTTATTAGAACCATCAATTTTAATTTTAGCTTGGGCTGTATTAATTGGAGGATTATCTCAAATTTTTTATCAATTAATTTATTTAAAAAAAATTAATATGATAATATTACCAAGTTTTAAAAATTTTGATAAAGGAGTATTAAGAGTTTTTAAAAAAATGTGTACTGCAATTATTGGTGTAGCAGCAACACAAATATCTTTATTAATTAATTCTGCTTTTTCTTCTTTTTTAATTACTGGATCAATTACCTGGATTTATTATTCCGATCGTCTTATGGAATTACCTGTTGGTATGTTTGGAATAGCACTAACGATAGTATTACTTCCTGCTTTAACTGATGCTTATACTCAAAATAAAGAACATGAATATAATCAATTAATGGATATAGGTTTACGTTTATGTTTTTTATTAGTAGTACCTAGTTCATTAATTTTAGGATTTTTATCAAAATTATTATTAATTTCATTGTTTCAATATGGAGCATTTACTTATTTTGATGTATTAATGACTCAAGTAAATATTATTATATATTCTGTTGGATTATTATTTTTAGTAATAGCTAAAGTTTTAGCAATTGGATTTTACGCAAGACAAGATGTAAAAACTCCTGTTAAAATTAATATATTTGTTTTAATTATTACTCAATTAATAAGTCCTATATTTATCTTTTTTTTACATCATATAGGTTTTCCTATATCTATATGTTTTGCAGCTTTATTGAATGTAATTTTATTGTATAAAACATTAGTAAAAAAAAAATTATATATGCCAGAAAATGGATGGATAAATTTTTTATTTCGTATTTTAATAATTACAATATTATTAAGTATTATTTTATTTTGTATTGTTTGTAAAACACCAGAAAAATGGTTAATTTTATCTCCTTTTAAAATACGTATTTTTTATTTATTAATTATTTGTTCTATAATTTTTATATTATATATTTTACTATTATTTTTATTAGGTTTTAGAATAGAAGATTTTTCTTTAAAAAATATAATTAAATAA
- the sufC gene encoding Fe-S cluster assembly ATPase SufC, giving the protein MLKINNLCVNINNKIILDNFNLSINPGEIHAIMGPNGSGKSTLSYVISGKKEYIITQGEILFKKKKLLCLKPEIRAREGIFISFQYPIEIPGVTNNIFLYNSLKAIKKYKENIILDRFTYNKIINEKIKILGKKREFLQRFVNVGFSGGEKKINDILQMLLLEPDLCILDEIDSGLDIDALKLVSKIINIMKNSNRSFLIITHYRRILDYINPDYIHILYNKKIIKSGNINIISYLDKYGYRHINEI; this is encoded by the coding sequence ATGTTAAAAATTAACAATTTATGTGTAAATATAAATAATAAGATTATTTTAGATAATTTTAATTTATCTATTAATCCAGGAGAAATACATGCAATAATGGGTCCGAATGGTTCAGGTAAAAGTACATTATCTTATGTAATATCCGGTAAAAAAGAATATATAATTACTCAAGGAGAAATATTATTTAAAAAAAAAAAATTATTATGTTTAAAACCAGAAATTAGAGCTAGAGAAGGTATTTTTATTTCTTTTCAATATCCTATTGAAATACCTGGTGTTACTAACAATATATTTTTATATAATTCTTTAAAAGCAATAAAAAAATATAAAGAAAATATAATATTAGATAGATTTACTTATAATAAAATTATAAATGAAAAAATAAAAATTTTAGGTAAAAAAAGAGAATTTTTACAAAGATTTGTTAACGTAGGTTTTTCTGGAGGAGAAAAAAAAATTAATGATATATTACAAATGTTATTGCTAGAGCCAGATCTTTGTATTTTAGATGAAATTGATTCTGGATTAGATATAGATGCATTAAAATTAGTATCTAAAATAATTAATATTATGAAAAATTCTAATAGATCATTTTTAATTATTACACATTATCGTCGTATTCTTGATTATATAAATCCTGATTATATTCATATTTTATATAATAAAAAAATTATTAAATCAGGAAATATAAATATTATTTCCTATTTAGATAAATATGGATATAGGCATATAAATGAAATATAA
- the pykF gene encoding pyruvate kinase PykF, with protein MKKTKIVCTIGPSSESKYILSEFLKLGMNVARLNFSHGNHNDHQKRINTLKNVIKKTGINAAILLDTKGPEIRTMKLYKGEDVYLKSGNFFTLTTNQDIIGNNKCVAITYPYLIKDLKIGNKILIDDGLIAMEVIKIINNNIICKILNNGKLSENKSINLPGISINLPSLSEKDKCDLIFACQHKIDYIAASFIRKKQDILEIRKFLKKYNGNNIQIIAKIENQEGLNNFDEILSVSDGIMVARGDLGVEIPVENVIFAQKMIIRKCNFWGKIVITATQMLDSMIKNPRPTRAEAGDVANAILDGTDAVMLSGESAKGKYPLESVSIMSIICERTDITMTNRINFYHNKDMSITDAVCRSAVEIAEKLKAPLIIVATQLGKSAKSIRKYFPKAIILALTTNKKTVQNLILSKGIIPKLVDKISSTDDFYIIGKKVALFSKYAKKGDVIVMVSGALVPSGTTNTTSVHII; from the coding sequence ATGAAAAAAACAAAAATAGTATGTACTATAGGTCCTAGTTCAGAATCTAAATATATTTTATCTGAATTTTTAAAATTAGGTATGAATGTTGCTAGATTAAATTTTTCACATGGAAATCATAATGATCATCAAAAAAGAATAAATACATTAAAAAATGTAATTAAAAAAACAGGTATAAATGCAGCAATTTTATTAGATACTAAAGGTCCAGAAATACGTACTATGAAATTATATAAAGGAGAAGATGTATATTTAAAATCTGGAAATTTTTTTACATTAACAACTAATCAAGATATTATTGGTAATAATAAATGTGTTGCAATTACATATCCTTATCTTATTAAAGATTTAAAAATTGGTAATAAAATATTAATAGATGATGGTTTAATTGCTATGGAAGTTATAAAAATTATAAATAATAATATTATATGTAAAATATTAAATAATGGTAAATTATCTGAAAATAAAAGTATTAATTTACCAGGTATATCTATTAATTTACCATCTTTATCAGAAAAAGATAAATGTGATTTAATTTTTGCTTGTCAACATAAGATAGATTATATTGCAGCTTCTTTTATTCGTAAAAAACAAGATATATTAGAAATAAGAAAATTTTTAAAAAAATATAATGGTAATAACATTCAAATTATAGCTAAAATTGAAAATCAGGAAGGATTAAATAATTTTGATGAAATATTAAGTGTATCTGATGGTATAATGGTAGCAAGAGGAGATTTAGGTGTAGAAATACCAGTAGAAAACGTTATTTTTGCTCAAAAAATGATTATAAGAAAATGTAATTTTTGGGGTAAAATAGTGATAACAGCTACACAAATGTTAGATTCTATGATTAAAAATCCTAGGCCAACTAGGGCAGAAGCGGGAGATGTAGCTAATGCTATTTTGGATGGAACTGATGCAGTTATGTTATCTGGAGAAAGTGCTAAAGGAAAATATCCATTAGAATCTGTTTCGATTATGTCTATAATTTGTGAAAGAACAGATATTACTATGACTAATAGAATTAATTTTTATCATAATAAAGATATGAGTATTACTGATGCTGTATGTCGTAGTGCAGTAGAAATAGCAGAAAAATTAAAAGCACCATTAATAATTGTTGCTACTCAATTAGGTAAATCAGCAAAATCTATTAGAAAATATTTTCCTAAAGCAATAATCTTAGCTTTAACTACAAATAAAAAAACAGTTCAAAATTTAATTTTAAGTAAAGGAATTATACCAAAATTAGTAGATAAAATATCATCTACAGATGATTTTTATATAATAGGTAAAAAGGTTGCATTATTTAGTAAATATGCTAAAAAAGGAGATGTCATTGTAATGGTATCTGGTGCACTAGTACCTAGTGGTACAACAAATACAACTTCAGTACATATTATTTAA
- a CDS encoding SufE family protein produces the protein MSYNLPSKKEITNNFLNCDNWEEKYLYIIELGNQIPILSKKQHSIENFIPGCQSRVWVLIEIDLNNKIKFKGDSDSSIIKGLLTIIFIFYNKKKINEIIKDNIKSFFKDLFFDKYLTTSRLEGIDIIIQTIKNKLKKLNKNLFL, from the coding sequence ATGTCATATAATTTACCTAGTAAAAAAGAAATTACTAATAATTTTTTAAACTGTGATAATTGGGAGGAAAAATATTTATATATAATAGAATTAGGTAATCAAATTCCTATTTTATCAAAAAAACAACATTCTATAGAAAATTTTATACCAGGATGTCAAAGTCGAGTTTGGGTTCTCATAGAAATTGATTTAAATAATAAAATTAAATTTAAAGGAGATAGTGATTCTTCTATTATTAAAGGTTTATTAACAATAATTTTTATTTTTTATAATAAAAAAAAAATTAATGAAATTATTAAAGATAATATTAAATCTTTTTTTAAAGATTTATTTTTTGATAAATATTTAACTACTTCTAGATTAGAAGGTATAGATATTATTATCCAAACTATTAAAAATAAATTAAAAAAATTAAATAAAAATCTTTTTTTATAA
- the sufB gene encoding Fe-S cluster assembly protein SufB, with amino-acid sequence MSNNYKDFKKNSMYKEGFSTELKNTEFTPGININIIYKISKIRNEPKWMLEFRLKGYNFWINKKEPHWLNGYYKKLNYQNYIYYSAPLYNKLNNNVKNKYFTDEVKKTFNKLKLPIQNNSNIAIDAIFDSVSVITTNQKKLLDKGIIFCSLNYAIKNYPKLVQKYLGSVVPADDNFFAALNAAVISDGTFIYIPKNTKCPLDLSTYFRINQKNFGQFERTILIADENSYVNYIEGCSAPIRNNSQLHAAVVEVILHKNAQVNYSTVQNWFAGKKNSGGILNFVTKRAICHGKNSKMSWTQSETGAAITWKYPSVILKGDNSIGEFYSVSLTNNNQQADTGTKMIHIGKNTKSTIISKSISTEKSKNTYRSIVYINKYAENSRNFTQCDSILIGSKCSTHTYPNLQILNNTSQVEHEASTSKIEEDQIFFCLQRGLSLEDAISLIVNGFCKEIFMKFPLEFAVEAQKLLSIHLDNSIG; translated from the coding sequence ATGAGTAATAATTATAAAGATTTTAAAAAAAATAGTATGTATAAAGAAGGATTTTCTACTGAATTAAAAAATACAGAATTTACTCCAGGTATTAATATAAATATTATATATAAAATTTCTAAAATTCGTAATGAACCAAAATGGATGTTAGAATTTAGATTAAAAGGATATAATTTTTGGATAAATAAAAAAGAACCTCATTGGTTAAATGGATATTATAAAAAATTAAATTATCAAAATTATATTTATTATTCAGCTCCTTTATATAATAAATTAAATAATAATGTAAAAAATAAGTATTTTACAGATGAAGTTAAAAAAACTTTTAATAAATTAAAACTTCCTATTCAGAATAATTCAAATATAGCAATCGATGCTATTTTTGATTCTGTTTCAGTGATTACAACTAATCAAAAAAAGCTTTTAGATAAAGGAATAATTTTTTGTTCTTTAAATTATGCTATTAAAAATTATCCTAAATTAGTTCAAAAATATTTAGGTTCTGTAGTTCCAGCTGATGATAATTTTTTTGCAGCATTAAACGCTGCCGTTATTTCCGATGGTACATTTATTTATATTCCTAAAAATACTAAATGTCCTTTAGATTTATCTACTTATTTTAGAATTAATCAAAAAAATTTTGGTCAATTTGAACGTACAATCTTAATTGCAGATGAAAATAGTTATGTAAATTATATAGAAGGTTGTTCTGCACCAATTAGAAATAATTCTCAATTACATGCTGCTGTAGTTGAGGTAATTTTACATAAAAATGCACAAGTAAATTATTCAACTGTACAAAATTGGTTTGCAGGAAAAAAAAATAGCGGAGGTATTTTAAATTTTGTAACTAAAAGAGCTATTTGTCATGGAAAAAATAGTAAAATGTCTTGGACACAATCAGAAACAGGTGCAGCTATTACCTGGAAATATCCTAGTGTAATTTTAAAAGGTGATAATTCTATTGGAGAATTTTATTCTGTTTCATTAACTAATAATAATCAACAAGCTGATACTGGTACTAAAATGATACACATAGGTAAAAATACAAAATCAACAATTATTTCTAAAAGTATTTCTACAGAAAAAAGTAAAAATACTTATCGTAGCATAGTATATATTAATAAATATGCTGAAAACTCTCGTAATTTTACTCAATGTGATTCTATTTTAATAGGTTCTAAATGTAGTACACATACATATCCTAATTTACAAATATTAAATAATACTTCACAAGTTGAACATGAAGCTTCTACTTCTAAAATTGAAGAAGATCAAATTTTTTTTTGTTTACAAAGAGGATTAAGTTTAGAAGATGCTATATCATTGATTGTCAATGGGTTTTGTAAAGAAATTTTTATGAAATTTCCTTTAGAATTTGCAGTTGAAGCCCAAAAATTATTATCTATTCATTTAGATAATAGTATAGGATAA
- a CDS encoding SufD family Fe-S cluster assembly protein: MKYNIYSQLKNFYKLHKKYLSSNKLEIDLYKLKKLIEKELLHKKKILLFKYLENKSLVNSNLLENINNQLLKLIFPINAIMLFFINGEINKKLSNIYNKYYEIDINTHKIKNHNNILKKDIYNYLSESLTKRYVSININNKKNIYLKKPLYIVYFNNINKENKISMFNYRNFFYIKNTFSTIIEHYINTDKPYINNIYNTFIIQNNSKLEHYTFTNNNINKNNNFCSISNEFILYNNVFYKKYDIFMSNQYINQNNYFKFLGEKTKLIYKSLLFSKNSNIININNLIEHSIKNTSSVQLHKAITLNKSIINLIGLLKINRDAIKTHGQLNYSSLLLDKLSKINIQPGLDILNDDVKCTHSVFTGKINYDQIFFLRTRGISFKKSYNILLISYILDFLNEINNSIIKKKILKKIFYYLSIENFFNEF, from the coding sequence ATGAAATATAATATTTATTCTCAATTAAAAAATTTTTATAAATTACATAAAAAATATCTTTCTTCTAATAAATTAGAAATAGATTTATATAAATTAAAAAAATTAATAGAAAAAGAACTTTTACATAAAAAAAAAATATTATTATTCAAATATTTAGAAAATAAATCTTTAGTAAATTCTAATTTATTAGAAAATATTAATAATCAGTTATTAAAATTAATATTTCCAATTAATGCTATAATGTTATTTTTTATTAATGGTGAAATTAATAAAAAACTTAGTAATATATATAATAAATATTATGAAATAGATATTAATACACATAAAATTAAGAATCATAATAATATTTTAAAAAAAGATATTTATAATTATTTATCTGAATCTCTTACAAAGAGATATGTATCAATTAATATTAATAATAAAAAAAATATTTATCTTAAAAAACCATTATATATAGTATATTTTAATAATATAAATAAAGAAAATAAAATTTCAATGTTTAATTATAGAAATTTTTTTTATATAAAAAATACTTTTTCTACTATAATAGAACATTATATAAATACAGATAAACCATATATTAATAATATTTATAATACTTTTATTATTCAAAATAATTCTAAATTAGAACATTATACTTTTACTAATAATAATATTAATAAAAATAATAATTTTTGTTCAATTAGTAATGAATTTATATTATATAATAATGTTTTTTATAAAAAATATGATATATTTATGTCAAATCAATATATTAATCAGAATAATTATTTTAAATTTTTAGGAGAAAAAACAAAGTTAATATATAAAAGTTTATTATTTTCTAAAAATTCTAATATTATAAATATAAACAATCTTATAGAACATAGTATTAAAAATACTAGTAGTGTACAATTACATAAAGCAATTACTTTAAATAAATCAATAATTAATTTAATAGGATTATTAAAAATTAATAGAGATGCTATAAAAACACATGGACAGTTAAACTATAGTAGTTTGCTTTTAGATAAATTATCTAAAATAAATATTCAACCTGGATTAGATATTTTAAATGATGATGTTAAATGTACACATAGTGTATTTACTGGTAAAATAAACTATGATCAAATTTTCTTTTTAAGAACAAGAGGTATAAGTTTTAAAAAATCATATAATATTTTACTTATATCTTATATACTAGATTTTTTAAATGAAATTAATAATAGTATTATTAAAAAAAAAATTTTAAAAAAAATATTTTATTATTTATCAATAGAGAATTTTTTTAATGAGTTTTAA
- a CDS encoding SufS family cysteine desulfurase, producing MSFNIKNIRKQFPIFSKKINENKFVYLDNASTVHKPKKVITSLSNFYKNAYSSVNRGIYSLSLNATKKMEQIRNQVAHFINAKYTEEIIFTKSTTESINLIAYTWGVQNISSHENIILSEMEHHSNIIPWTILSQKIGFNIRIIPLDKYGNLKLYKINNLIDKNTRLISVTYISNVLGTINPIKNIIKLAKEKNIITLIDGAQAITIKKIDVQKLGCDFFVFSGHKIFGPTGIGVLYGLKKILKLMPPWQGGGGMIVDIYKKKFIWERIPWKFEAGSPNIAGIIGLGKAISWFTNFNIQDIIKHNQSLTRYAFKKFNSISDIKIFGQKNANINRIGIISFNLSNYHSYDIGSFLDQYGIAIRTGHHCSIPVMKFYKVQSMCRISFSIYNNKNDIDYFIDRLIYIKNLLNR from the coding sequence ATGAGTTTTAATATAAAAAATATTAGGAAACAATTTCCTATTTTTTCAAAAAAAATTAATGAAAATAAATTTGTCTATTTAGATAATGCATCAACTGTACATAAACCAAAAAAAGTAATTACTTCATTAAGTAATTTTTATAAAAATGCATATTCTTCTGTTAATAGAGGTATTTATAGTTTAAGTTTAAATGCAACAAAAAAAATGGAACAGATACGTAATCAAGTAGCTCATTTTATTAATGCTAAATATACTGAAGAAATAATTTTTACTAAAAGTACAACAGAAAGTATTAATTTAATAGCTTATACTTGGGGAGTTCAAAATATTTCATCACATGAAAATATTATTTTATCTGAAATGGAACATCATTCTAATATAATTCCATGGACAATATTATCTCAAAAAATAGGATTTAATATTCGTATTATACCATTAGATAAATATGGAAATTTAAAATTATATAAAATTAATAATTTAATTGATAAAAATACACGTTTAATATCTGTTACGTATATTTCTAATGTTTTAGGTACGATTAATCCAATTAAAAATATAATTAAATTAGCTAAAGAAAAAAATATTATTACTTTAATTGACGGTGCTCAAGCTATTACAATTAAAAAAATTGATGTCCAAAAACTCGGTTGTGATTTTTTTGTTTTTTCAGGACATAAAATTTTTGGACCTACTGGTATAGGAGTATTATATGGTTTAAAAAAAATATTAAAATTAATGCCTCCATGGCAAGGAGGAGGAGGAATGATTGTAGATATATATAAAAAAAAATTTATTTGGGAAAGAATACCTTGGAAATTTGAAGCAGGTTCTCCAAATATAGCAGGAATTATAGGTTTAGGTAAAGCTATATCTTGGTTTACGAATTTTAATATTCAAGATATTATTAAACATAATCAATCTTTAACAAGATATGCTTTTAAAAAATTTAATTCTATTTCAGATATTAAAATTTTTGGACAAAAAAATGCTAATATTAATAGAATTGGTATAATTTCATTTAATTTATCTAATTATCATTCTTATGATATAGGTAGTTTTTTAGATCAATACGGTATTGCTATACGTACTGGTCATCATTGTTCTATTCCTGTTATGAAATTTTATAAAGTTCAATCTATGTGTAGAATTTCTTTTTCTATTTATAACAATAAAAATGATATTGATTATTTTATAGATAGATTAATATATATAAAAAATTTATTAAACCGATAA
- a CDS encoding HesB/IscA family protein — protein MKNQKNLIHLTCTKNKYQGLYITKIAFLKINNILYKSKNKALKLMLIKSGCFGSKYKISLLDQLLYHEILFQKDQTYIFVNKKDIIFIDNTIIDFTKNNFHQSFQFYNSNIKEFCGCKKSFIFK, from the coding sequence ATGAAAAACCAAAAAAATTTAATTCATTTAACATGTACAAAAAATAAATATCAAGGTTTATATATAACTAAAATAGCATTTTTAAAAATAAATAATATACTTTATAAAAGTAAAAATAAAGCATTAAAATTAATGTTAATAAAATCTGGTTGTTTTGGATCAAAATATAAAATTTCATTATTAGATCAATTATTATATCATGAAATTTTATTTCAAAAAGATCAAACATATATTTTTGTTAATAAAAAAGATATTATATTTATAGATAATACTATTATAGATTTTACAAAGAATAATTTTCATCAATCTTTTCAATTTTATAATAGTAATATTAAAGAATTTTGTGGATGTAAAAAAAGTTTTATTTTTAAATAA
- a CDS encoding cysteine desulfurase family protein, with the protein MQKLIYLDYAATTPVDPKVLKEMQNYFTINGIFGNSSSYLHTFSLKARNIIENARINIANIIGSKKEEIIFTSSATESINLAIKGIAFNYLNHKKKNIITSFMEHKAVLETCNFVKKLGIKIIYIKNSNKGVINLNILEKKITYQTILVSIMHINNEIGTINDIIKIGEICKKNNVILHVDATQSMGKYSFNLKNMNIDLLSFSAHKFYGPKGIGVLYIKNNKKKINLFPLLHGGGQENGLRSGTLATHQIVGMSKALSITNNLINKEKERITFLKKKLWSGIKNIPGIYLNGSLKHSSPYIINIGFKNIFNKILILEMKNIAISTSSACNSNKYHLSYVLKSLGLNNNLIQSSIRISFGRFTTEKEINYTIKKFHFIIKKIKKKYL; encoded by the coding sequence ATGCAAAAATTAATATATTTAGATTATGCTGCTACTACTCCAGTTGATCCAAAAGTTTTAAAAGAAATGCAAAACTATTTTACTATAAATGGAATATTTGGTAATTCATCTTCTTATTTACATACTTTTAGTCTTAAAGCAAGAAATATAATTGAAAATGCTAGAATAAATATAGCAAATATTATTGGTAGTAAAAAAGAAGAAATAATTTTTACTTCTAGCGCAACAGAATCTATTAATTTAGCAATTAAAGGAATTGCATTTAATTATTTAAATCATAAAAAAAAAAATATTATTACAAGTTTTATGGAACATAAAGCCGTACTAGAAACTTGTAATTTTGTAAAAAAATTAGGTATAAAAATTATATATATTAAAAATTCTAATAAAGGAGTAATTAATTTAAATATATTAGAGAAAAAAATTACTTATCAAACAATATTAGTATCAATAATGCATATTAATAATGAAATAGGAACTATTAATGATATTATAAAAATTGGTGAAATTTGTAAAAAAAATAATGTAATTTTACATGTCGATGCTACCCAAAGTATGGGTAAATATTCATTTAATTTAAAAAATATGAATATTGATCTGTTATCATTCTCAGCTCATAAATTTTATGGTCCTAAAGGAATAGGAGTTTTATATATCAAAAACAATAAAAAAAAAATAAATTTATTCCCATTACTACATGGAGGTGGACAAGAAAACGGTTTAAGATCAGGAACTTTAGCAACACATCAAATTGTTGGAATGTCTAAAGCATTAAGTATAACTAATAATTTAATTAATAAAGAAAAAGAAAGAATAACATTTTTAAAAAAAAAACTATGGTCTGGAATAAAAAATATTCCAGGTATATATTTAAATGGTTCATTAAAACATAGTTCTCCCTATATAATTAATATAGGTTTTAAAAATATTTTTAATAAAATACTTATATTAGAAATGAAAAATATTGCAATATCCACTTCTTCTGCATGTAACTCAAATAAATATCATTTATCATATGTATTAAAATCTTTAGGATTAAATAACAATTTAATTCAAAGTTCTATACGTATCTCTTTTGGTAGATTTACTACTGAAAAAGAAATTAATTATACAATTAAAAAATTTCATTTTATTATTAAAAAAATTAAAAAAAAATACTTATAA